Proteins from a genomic interval of Garra rufa chromosome 4, GarRuf1.0, whole genome shotgun sequence:
- the LOC141333208 gene encoding uncharacterized protein has product MQGYTWSSNQRPSPRYQDRPPPQYQERLPHQYQERPPPQYQERLPHQYQERPPPQYQERLPHQYQEQYPPQYHAARNDQPNAFQGQFMPQLQTTQERYYNGQQEAANQWRACSGNVDSNAFQQNEFNWLKRTNQMHPQYQWQWHDCSPQNYRNTDCSQAPMYCSQQSDNCSSNSRGWNSHNSNNSNSCSMNNQQQLQPARMAPHHHHQQQQQQYSRQYSGKKRRHHTQTYSRSYNMEVSKKNSNSQAQSRAEASHTSCNSTTPPSGAQSNVSKASNNLNQSPVNHNQPEPGSNASPDVSAIQSQNNQNAGHQSQGTNNGTYNINQASQMTQASETPLHSHARKLSSYVDSIIYRLLCTDDKEEANKQQSDEKIAHQNTCPEQSEVCATKKTDNHSFSEPSAQCTVEPPSKRLKYAVIQRDRWNKLTIVSKDKSDFEVQSAQPGTHRSSSNGNRCKGTSQHTIQYITDPADCLEVVFALQKSTPQSHKAIAIVPPISQQTSNATPTADTSPKKPDSPPLKIDSVWSIAEESNEQKTVNDKLSESSTQITPQENKSLATESNIESPDTCFASPVEGQNDLPQSDSVSSDPSFDLSTVPVTEYTLAKLMDLVKSIEMPEFSARYLEKPESLLKRILKLYWNGKASNMLEGLKSFSEIVQLSEEYAGDYESVVFISFERENLKKLANCDILKHDMYSTSEEFRSSWLNVDGQPADIEKVLSEPLLDDITMFKSSSDNTVVASASLGVNSLTDMSEVSSKEKSVNPDTCSLSFMQKAGNDRKEVTAENNGHSVGEKETFKKQEDIKQNQNVSTDSSDISPLVERSSETLTDLSNAKEAFRQDHEQTRDNASASLSQSLSDGVKNSEASHCNSKDTWEVENISDDENPSNKEALNNSADTWLFEDISDDENPGSNESVNNTSDNWLVEDISDDESSRNKEVVNSSDASDNKKPVVEDVSSDENSSDDSLFMGITVLSSEDAKKLFQQFEKEAECTLKTESQSNVLVACFDAPSQPKHECNKANTCSRCGAEIAIANSTNSTRKDCDADLFCLQCWEQAPLFELDEEPCSPVPDEANFRGYPARSKGLGQNCRLPCLKLEVCELTCDCIAYEGMKELKSDLVKSKLVETYSPPSAKIEVKEPAVAPNDECIVYEGMKKLKSDCLVKSKLVEIYSPPSVKIEVKEPAVSPNDEDIVYEGMKELKSDCLVKSKVVEIYSPPSVKLEVKEPAVSTKDECIAFEGLAKSEQEHNYSLPSLELQVLKPLETCFAEEALIGQNCSSTPVEVKVKKPTVASMKKCIVDEGQKRDSMMHSELRENQDVKMPEVSSPEECISDEGLKGDKSEMGQNHSSPSFELKVNESKFAFPKTCIADEGLIVHKSYCTGEELGQNRSPPCLKLEVNKPTVASVEDCFADKRLTGKKNDGMLKPAKRKRTEIKPNKQKNKKAETIRVPKLQSLKQFPKKTAFSKHKLISGSTSSGSGDSVLFTPDVVVKISWPRKKNPPGVSRNKRHSGESQKCSKVKKSRRERRDNSDRTSTNPRKNLTEKSNDTPPRGSENKLEQLHGILSLNKIKTTEPKKVRFDLFGSKTETQCLPPERRFSAPATLTVSECKDYTDALSAKQKVLSQWSSTFIPKTKKTSPPRSPQEKAPQKKKPQKPQDLLKSNMSALKSHLTHRAQLLASSESHIRKPFYHQKVTKTLSG; this is encoded by the coding sequence ATGCAGGGATACACATGGAGTTCAAATCAGCGTCCTTCACCAAGGTACCAAGATCGGCCTCCACCGCAGTACCAAGAACGGCTTCCACATCAGTACCAAGAACGGCCTCCACCGCAGTACCAAGAACGGCTTCCACATCAGTACCAAGAACGGCCTCCACCGCAGTACCAAGAACGACTTCCACATCAGTACCAAGAACAATACCCACCTCAGTACCATGCTGCCAGGAATGATCAACCCAATGCATTCCAAGGACAGTTCATGCCCCAACTTCAAACCACACAGGAAAGATATTACAATGGACAACAAGAGGCTGCAAATCAGTGGAGGGCTTGCTCAGGCAATGTGGACTCGAATGCTTTTCAACAAAATGAATTTAATTGGTTAAAACGGACAAACCAGATGCATCCTCAGTACCAATGGCAATGGCATGATTGCTCCCCACAGAATTACAGAAACACAGACTGTAGTCAAGCTCCAATGTATTGCTCTCAACAGTCGGACAATTGCAGCTCCAACAGCAGGGGTTGGAATTCCCACAATTCCAACAATAGCAACTCTTGTTCCATGAACAATCAGCAACAACTTCAGCCTGCTAGAATggctcctcatcatcatcatcaacaacaacagcagcagtaCTCTAGACAGTATTCAGGCAAAAAGCGCAGACACCATACACAAACCTATTCCCGGTCCTATAACATGGAAGTCtccaaaaaaaattctaacagTCAAGCTCAGAGCAGAGCTGAAGCCAGTCACACTTCATGCAACTCTACGACACCACCTTCTGGAGCACAAAGCAACGTTTCAAAGGCTTCTAATAACTTAAACCAAAGTCCTGTTAACCATAATCAGCCAGAACCAGGGTCAAACGCAAGTCCAGATGTATCGGCGATCCAATCTCAGAATAATCAAAATGCTGGACATCAGTCTCAGGGCACAAACAATGGGACATATAATATTAATCAGGCCTCCCAAATGACGCAGGCCAGTGAAACTCCACTTCATTCCCATGCGAGAAAACTTTCATCTTATGTTGACTCCATAATATATAGATTACTGTGTACAGATGACAAAGAAGAAGCAAATAAGCAGCAATCAGATGAAAAAATTGCACATCAGAACACTTGTCCAGAACAATCTGAGGTTTGTGCAACCAAAAAAACTGACAATCACTCTTTTTCTGAACCAAGTGCGCAGTGCACAGTTGAACCGCCCAGCAAAAGGCTAAAGTACGCTGTGATTCAGAGAGACCGTTGGAACAAATTAACAATAGTGTCTAAGGACAAAAGCGATTTTGAGGTGCAGTCTGCACAACCTGGTACTCATCGATCTAGTAGCAATGGGAATAGATGTAAAGGAACGAGCCAACACACGATACAGTATATTACGGATCCAGCAGACTGTCTTGAAGTGGTGTTTGCACTACAGAAATCTACTCCGCAAAGTCACAAGGCCATAGCCATCGTTCCACCCATTTCCCAGCAGACCTCAAACGCCACACCGACGGCTGATACCAGCCCAAAAAAACCTGACAGTCCACCGTTAAAGATTGATTCAGTTTGGTCAATTGCTGAAGAGTCTAATGAACAAAAAACTGTAAATGACAAGCTGTCTGAATCCTCCACACAAATAACTCCACAGGAGAACAAAAGCCTTGCGACTGAAAGCAACATTGAAAGCCCTGATACGTGCTTTGCTAGCCCGGTTGAAGGTCAAAATGATCTGCCGCAAAGTGACTCTGTTTCAAGTGATCCTTCATTTGACTTGTCCACTGTGCCAGTGACTGAGTACACATTGGCGAAATTGATGGATTTAGTTAAGTCTATAGAGATGCCGGAGTTTTCAGCCAGATATCTTGAAAAACCTGAAAGCCTTTTAAAGAGGATCTTGAAACTCTACTGGAATGGGAAAGCTTCCAATATGTTGGAGGGTTTGAAATCATTTAGTGAGATAGTGCAGTTATCCGAAGAATATGCAGGGGATTATGAGTCTGTGGTATTTATAAGCTTCGAACGTGAAAACCTGAAGAAGCTAGCTAATTGCGACATTCTCAAACATGATATGTATTCAACGTCTGAGGAGTTCAGGTCTTCTTGGTTAAATGTTGACGGACAGCCAGCTGATATTGAAAAGGTGCTTTCAGAGCCTCTGTTGGATGACATAACTATGTTCAAGTCGTCTTCAGATAACACTGTTGTCGCTTCAGCCAGTTTAGGTGTGAATTCCCTCACAGACATGTCTGAGGTTTCATCCAAAGAGAAAAGTGTCAATCCAGACACTTGCAGCCTATCTTTCATGCAAAAGGCAGGAAATGACAGGAAGGAAGTGACTGCGGAAAACAATGGGCATTCAGTAGGTGAGAAAGAGACATTTAAGAAGCAAGAGGACatcaaacaaaatcaaaatgTGAGCACAGATTCTTCAGACATCTCACCTTTAGTTGAAAGGTCTTCAGAGACACTGACAGACCTCAGCAATGCAAAAGAAGCATTCAGACAAGATCATGAGCAAACACGTGATAATGCATCTGCTTCACTTTCTCAGAGCCTTTCAGACGGTGTAAAAAACTCTGAGGCGTCTCATTGCAACTCCAAGGATACATGGGAGGTAGAAAATATTTCTGATGATGAAAATCCAAGCAATAAAGAGGCTCTGAATAACTCAGCAGACACCTGGCTCTTCGAAGACATTTCTGATGATGAAAATCCGGGCAGTAATGAGAGCGTAAATAACACCTCAGACAACTGGCTGGtagaagatatttctgatgatgAAAGTTCTAGAAATAAGGAGGTTGTTAATTCATCAGATGCCTCTGATAATAAGAAACCAGTGGTGGAAGATGTTTCTTCTGATGAAAATTCAAGCGATGATTCCCTGTTTATGGGAATCACGGTGCTATCATCTGAAGATGCTAAAAAATTATTCCAACAGTTTGAAAAGGAAGCTGAATGTACCCTCAAAACCGAAAGTCAATCCAACGTTCTTGTAGCGTGCTTTGATGCACCCAGTCAGCCTAAACATGAGTGCAACAAAGCAAATACTTGCTCTCGGTGCGGTGCAGAAATTGCGATAGCCAACTCCACAAATTCGACAAGGAAAGACTGTGATGCTGATCTCTTCTGCCTCCAGTGTTGGGAACAGGCACCACTGTTTGAACTAGATGAGGAGCCGTGCTCTCCTGTGCCAGATGAGGCCAATTTTCGGGGCTATCCTGCTAGATCAAAAGGACTGGGTCAAAATTGTAGACTGCCATGTCTTAAGCTGGAAGTCTGTGAGCTAACTTGTGATTGCATTGCATATGAAGGAATGAAAGAACTAAAAAGTGATCTGGTTAAATCAAAACTGGTGGAAACTTATAGTCCACCATCTGCTAAAATAGAAGTGAAGGAGCCAGCTGTTGCACCAAATGATGAATGCATTGTATATGAAGGAATGAAAAAACTAAAAAGTGACTGTCTTGTAAAATCAAAACTGGTGGAAATTTATAGTCCACCATCTGTTAAAATAGAAGTGAAGGAGCCAGCTGTTTCACCAAATGATGAAGACATTGTATATGAAGGAATGAAAGAACTAAAAAGTGACTGTCTGGTAAAATCAAAAGTGGTGGAAATTTATAGTCCACCATCTGTTAAATTAGAAGTGAAGGAGCCAGCTGTTTCAACAAAAGATGAATGCATTGCATTTGAAGGACTGGCAAAATCAGAACAGGAACACAATTATAGTCTGCCATCTCTTGAACTGCAAGTTTTGAAGCCACTGGAGACATGTTTTGCAGAGGAAGCACTGATAGGACAAAATTGTAGTTCAACACCTGTTGAAGTGAAAGTCAAAAAGCCAACTGTTGCTTCAATGAAAAAATGCATTGTAGATGAAGGACAAAAAAGGGACAGTATGATGCATTCAGAACTGAGAGAAAATCAAGATGTCAAGATGCCAGAAGTTTCCTCTCCAGAGGAATGCATTTCAGATGAAGGACTAAAAGGAGACAAATCAGAAATGGGGCAAAATCATAGTTCACCATCTTTTGAACTGAAAGTGAACGAGTCAAAGTTTGCTTTCCCAAAGACTTGCATTGCAGATGAAGGACTGATAGTTCACAAAAGTTACTGTACGGGTGAAGAACTGGGACAAAATCGTAGCCCACCATGTCTTAAACTAGAAGTCAACAAGCCAACTGTTGCTTCAGTGGAGGATTGCTTTGCAGATAAAAGactcacaggaaaaaaaaatgacGGTATGCTCAAACCAGCTAAACGGAAGAGAACTGAGATTAAACCAAATaagcagaaaaacaaaaaagcagagACAATTAGAGTACCCAAGCTTCAATCGCTCAAGCAATTTCCAAAGAAAACTGCTTTTTCCAAGCATAAGCTAATATCTGGTAGCACTAGTTCTGGTTCTGGTGATTCTGTGCTTTTCACTCCAGATGTTGTTGTTAAAATTAGCTGGCCACGAAAGAAAAATCCCCCTGGTGTATCTAGAAACAAACGCCATAGTGGAGAAAGTCAGAAATGCAGTAAGGTGAAAAAATCCAGGCGTGAAAGACGAGATAATTCTGACCGAACCTCAACAAACCCTAGAAAAAACCTGACAGAGAAATCAAATGACACACCGCCCCGTGGGTCAGAAAACAAGCTGGAGCAGCTGCATGGTATTCTgtcattgaataaaataaaaacaaccgAGCCAAAGAAAGTGAGATTTGACTTGTTTGGGTCCAAAACCGAAACACAATGCTTACCCCCAGAGCGGCGTTTTTCAGCCCCTGCTACCTTAACCGTCTCTGAATGCAAAGACTATACAGACGCGCTTTCTGCTAAACAAAAAGTTCTCAGCCAGTGGAGTAGCACCTTCATACCTAAAACAAAGAAGACTTCTCCTCCCAGGTCACCTCAGGAGAAAGCACCGCAAAAGAAAAAACCACAGAAACCTCAGGACCTCTTGAAGTCGAATATGAGTGCATTAAAAAGCCATTTGACTCACAGAGCCCAGCTATTAGCCAGTAGTGAGAGTCACATTAGAAAGCCATTTTATCATCAAAAGGTTACGAAAACACTAAGCGGCTAA